A single window of Archangium gephyra DNA harbors:
- a CDS encoding M56 family metallopeptidase, translating into MSALDMHMVMEHGLEVLRTLWRVTWQGALCALAVWALTRLLPRLPASVRTMLWWFVALKCLVGLCAPGPVRLPLLPAPVAPVALARTVAPAVTGGEPTPEVQAPEMRASEPPEARTDWRPLLLGALAVWLGGIAWQGRELLRGLVQLRGIRRAARPLEDASLHQAAEVLGRELGLKSVPPLLVSEHAPSPLALGLLRPEIILPRRALETLSPQEQRMALAHELAHVRRGDLWLGWVPTLARVALFFHPLVRRACQEYALAREEACDAAALQATGAGPREYGRLLLVFGVARAPAAAAVPGASSHLAALKRRIAMLEHAGTDSKHRPRWIRWTLGGLALVALVPFQVVARETPTATPTAPQAALAPSMATPPPAPVKPVPPTPAPPPRPGSPSRRLRSRPRPPCPRRCRWRTRRWTTTCSPMSSCARTTTRRWPARRATCGERAPWRAGRGPSSTCARTSRSTSSGTRRR; encoded by the coding sequence ATGAGCGCCCTGGACATGCACATGGTGATGGAGCACGGGCTGGAGGTGCTGCGCACGCTGTGGCGGGTGACGTGGCAGGGAGCGCTCTGCGCGCTGGCCGTGTGGGCGCTCACGCGGCTGCTGCCGAGGCTGCCCGCGTCCGTGCGCACCATGCTGTGGTGGTTCGTGGCCCTCAAGTGTCTGGTGGGCCTGTGCGCGCCCGGCCCGGTGCGCCTGCCCCTGCTGCCCGCGCCCGTGGCGCCCGTGGCCCTCGCGCGGACGGTGGCCCCGGCCGTGACCGGGGGTGAGCCCACCCCGGAGGTGCAAGCCCCGGAGATGCGCGCATCGGAGCCCCCGGAGGCGCGCACGGACTGGCGGCCCCTGCTGCTGGGCGCCCTGGCCGTATGGCTCGGAGGCATCGCCTGGCAGGGCCGCGAGCTGCTGCGGGGACTCGTGCAGCTGCGCGGCATCCGGCGCGCGGCCCGGCCCCTGGAGGACGCCTCGCTGCACCAGGCGGCGGAGGTGCTCGGGCGCGAGCTGGGCCTCAAGAGCGTCCCCCCCCTGCTCGTCTCCGAGCATGCGCCGAGCCCGCTCGCGCTCGGCCTGCTGCGCCCCGAGATCATCCTCCCGCGCCGCGCGCTGGAGACCCTGTCGCCCCAGGAGCAGCGCATGGCGCTGGCGCACGAGCTCGCCCACGTGCGGCGCGGAGACCTGTGGCTCGGCTGGGTGCCGACGCTCGCGCGGGTGGCGCTCTTCTTCCATCCGCTCGTGCGGCGCGCCTGCCAGGAGTACGCGCTCGCCCGCGAGGAGGCCTGTGATGCCGCCGCGCTCCAGGCCACCGGGGCCGGGCCCCGCGAGTACGGGCGGCTCCTTCTCGTCTTTGGTGTCGCCCGCGCTCCGGCTGCTGCGGCGGTGCCTGGTGCCTCGTCACACCTCGCAGCCCTGAAACGGAGGATCGCCATGCTGGAACACGCTGGGACTGATTCGAAGCACCGCCCTCGTTGGATTCGCTGGACCCTGGGAGGCCTCGCCCTGGTGGCACTCGTGCCCTTCCAGGTGGTGGCCCGCGAGACGCCCACCGCCACGCCCACCGCGCCCCAGGCGGCCCTGGCTCCGTCCATGGCCACGCCGCCCCCGGCGCCCGTGAAGCCCGTGCCGCCCACGCCCGCGCCGCCCCCCCGCCCCGGCTCGCCCTCGCGGCGCCTCCGGTCCCGCCCCCGCCCCCCGTGCCCCCGAAGGTGCCGGTGGCGCACGAGGAGATGGACGACGACATGTTCGCCTATGTCCTCCTGCGCTCGGACAACGACGCGACGATGGCCGGCTCGACGCGCGACCTGCGGAGAGCGCGCTCCCTGGCGGGCGGGACGCGGCCCGTCCTCTACATGCGCCAGGACGAGCAGGAGTACCTCATCCGGGACGCGGCGACGCTGA
- a CDS encoding alpha/beta fold hydrolase, with product MNPITPRSVSLPALRMQVLEAGPADGPLVLLLHGFPELSESWREVLPRLAEAGFRAVAPDLRGYGGTDRPAEGYDLDTLAGDVVQLARHLQPDRPVYLVGHDWGGVIAYHVAAMHPEVVERLAVVNAPHPERMAREIWKPGQLVRSWYVFFFQLPWLPELLLSARGGALVPRMLRREMVDPSRVPPGRLAEYEANFSSREAARAAIDYYRVAFRRTVDPRRLREPRPYPRIRAPFLLIWGEQDTALRKQLTRGLEPYFEQKPAVQYLPEEGHFVPLEAPEKVAALLIEHFSAGRALTDEEARWPRETASLEGQQPPA from the coding sequence ATGAATCCCATCACCCCTCGCTCCGTTTCGTTGCCGGCTCTGCGCATGCAGGTGTTGGAGGCGGGCCCCGCCGATGGGCCGCTGGTGCTCCTGCTCCACGGTTTTCCCGAGCTGTCCGAGAGCTGGCGCGAGGTCCTGCCCCGGCTGGCCGAGGCGGGCTTCCGCGCCGTGGCGCCGGACCTGCGCGGCTATGGCGGCACGGACCGGCCCGCGGAGGGTTATGACCTCGACACGCTGGCCGGGGATGTCGTCCAGCTGGCGCGGCACCTCCAGCCGGACAGGCCCGTGTACCTGGTGGGCCACGACTGGGGCGGGGTCATCGCCTACCACGTGGCGGCCATGCACCCGGAGGTGGTGGAGCGTCTGGCCGTGGTCAACGCCCCGCATCCGGAGCGGATGGCGCGGGAGATATGGAAGCCCGGGCAGCTCGTGCGCTCCTGGTACGTCTTCTTCTTCCAGCTGCCCTGGCTGCCCGAGCTCCTGCTCTCCGCGCGGGGCGGGGCCCTGGTGCCACGCATGTTGCGGCGGGAGATGGTGGACCCCTCGCGCGTGCCCCCGGGACGGCTGGCCGAGTACGAGGCGAACTTCTCCAGCCGCGAGGCGGCGCGCGCGGCCATCGACTACTACCGCGTGGCGTTCCGCCGCACCGTGGACCCGCGCCGCCTGCGCGAGCCGCGGCCCTACCCGCGCATCCGCGCGCCCTTCCTGCTCATCTGGGGCGAGCAGGACACCGCCCTGCGCAAGCAACTCACGCGGGGGCTGGAGCCGTACTTCGAACAGAAGCCCGCGGTGCAGTACCTGCCCGAGGAGGGCCACTTCGTGCCGCTGGAGGCCCCGGAGAAGGTGGCGGCGCTCCTCATCGAGCACTTCTCCGCGGGACGGGCCCTGACGGACGAGGAGGCGCGCTGGCCCCGGGAGACGGCCTCCCTCGAGGGGCAGCAGCCCCCGGCGTGA
- a CDS encoding BlaI/MecI/CopY family transcriptional regulator translates to MKKPVGDQELVVLRWVAEHGPATVGEVAEKFGEPQGLARSTILTVMERLRTKGHLTRHKVEGVYQYSSSVPLAELLRGVVGDFVQKSLAGSLSPFATWLSQADEVSDEELRQLEEAVARLKSKKEGEE, encoded by the coding sequence ATGAAGAAGCCGGTGGGAGACCAGGAGTTGGTGGTGCTGCGCTGGGTGGCGGAGCACGGCCCCGCCACCGTGGGCGAGGTGGCGGAGAAGTTCGGCGAGCCGCAGGGGCTGGCGCGCTCCACCATCCTCACGGTGATGGAGCGGCTGCGCACCAAGGGTCACCTGACGCGGCACAAGGTGGAGGGCGTCTACCAGTACAGCTCGAGCGTGCCGCTGGCGGAGCTGCTGCGCGGCGTGGTGGGGGACTTCGTGCAGAAGTCGCTGGCGGGCTCGCTCTCGCCCTTCGCCACGTGGCTGTCCCAGGCCGACGAAGTGAGCGACGAGGAGCTGCGGCAATTGGAGGAGGCCGTCGCCCGTCTCAAGTCCAAGAAGGAGGGGGAGGAATGA
- the rnz gene encoding ribonuclease Z, with the protein MSILRLTFLGTSAAQPTLHRNLSGLAVKADSDLLLFDCGEGSQRQMVRYGTGFTVDAVFFTHFHADHYLGIIGFLRTLGMMGRETPVQLYGPPPARRLLHQAVHLGVESLSFAVEFHELRDGDKVERRGYTVQAVGVDHRINALGYVLQEDERPGKFNLEKARAMGIPSGPIYGQLQRGETVTLPDGRTIHPDEVVGDTRPGRRLVISGDTRPCQSLVRAAKDADLLIHESTFSDDEQARAQETRHSTAREAAQVAREAGAKRLILTHLSSRHDTDPSRLLTQAREEYKGPVEVAYDGLTVELPLRD; encoded by the coding sequence ATGTCCATTCTCAGGCTTACCTTCCTCGGCACCTCGGCCGCTCAACCGACGTTGCACCGCAACCTGTCCGGGCTCGCGGTGAAGGCGGACTCGGATCTGCTCCTCTTCGACTGTGGCGAGGGCAGCCAGCGGCAGATGGTGCGCTACGGCACCGGCTTCACCGTGGATGCCGTCTTCTTCACCCACTTCCACGCCGACCACTACCTGGGAATCATCGGCTTCCTGCGCACCCTCGGGATGATGGGCCGCGAGACGCCCGTGCAGCTCTACGGGCCTCCCCCGGCGCGGCGGCTGCTGCACCAGGCGGTGCACCTGGGCGTGGAGTCGCTGTCCTTCGCCGTGGAGTTCCACGAGCTGCGCGACGGCGACAAGGTGGAGCGGCGCGGCTACACCGTGCAGGCGGTGGGGGTGGACCATCGCATCAACGCGCTCGGCTACGTGCTGCAGGAGGACGAGCGCCCGGGCAAGTTCAACCTGGAGAAGGCCCGGGCCATGGGTATTCCCTCGGGTCCCATCTACGGCCAGCTCCAGCGTGGCGAGACGGTGACGCTGCCGGATGGCCGCACCATCCATCCCGACGAGGTGGTGGGCGACACGCGGCCCGGGCGGCGGCTCGTCATCTCCGGCGACACCCGGCCGTGCCAGTCCCTGGTGCGCGCGGCGAAGGACGCGGACCTGCTCATCCACGAGTCCACCTTCTCCGACGACGAGCAGGCGCGCGCCCAGGAGACGCGGCACTCGACGGCCCGCGAGGCGGCCCAGGTGGCGCGGGAGGCGGGCGCGAAGCGGCTCATCCTCACGCACCTGTCCAGCCGCCATGACACCGACCCCTCGCGGCTGCTCACCCAGGCACGCGAGGAGTACAAGGGGCCCGTCGAGGTCGCCTACGACGGGCTCACCGTGGAACTGCCCCTGCGCGACTGA
- a CDS encoding amidohydrolase: protein MHGMKSLLGAVLLVVCAAGCAQRAPEARQTPSSSTTTVYVARRVRTLDAERPMAEALSVRAGKVLAVGTRDEVLAAAGAGARVVDLGEATVVPGLTDAHGHLSGLGASLAGVRLEGTASRDEVLSRVASAPATARQGDWLIGQGWDQNDWPEKSFPGRAELDAKLPNTPVVLERIDGHAMWVNGEALRRAKITKDTPDPEGGRILRGPDGEPTGILVDNAMNLVNAVLPPPTDAQLEARLAAALAHCASVGLTGVHDAGMDLRTFRLMQRWDKEGRLPLRLYVMADGQGPDRETYLREGPFQGRMLTLRAVKLSLDGALGSRGAALHAPYSDEPAHRGLLLLSPEEYEARVKAFMERGFQVATHAIGDRANTLVLETLLRQAEATGTRHLRHRVEHAQVMRLEDIVRLGKNGFVASMQPTHATSDMPWAETRVGPERIQGAYAWRKLKEAGAPLAFGSDFPVERADVLRGLYAARTRQDAEGQPLNGWYPTQRLSGEEALEGFTVGAAQAAFAENERGRLEPGMDADFVVLSVDPVEAPPAQLLTAQVKLTVVAGAEVHSAR, encoded by the coding sequence ATGCACGGTATGAAGTCTCTCCTCGGCGCGGTGCTCCTCGTCGTGTGCGCGGCCGGTTGTGCCCAGCGTGCTCCCGAGGCGCGGCAGACCCCCTCTTCTTCCACCACCACCGTGTATGTGGCGCGGCGCGTGCGGACGCTCGATGCGGAGCGGCCCATGGCCGAAGCACTCTCCGTGCGCGCGGGGAAGGTGCTCGCGGTGGGCACCCGGGACGAGGTGCTCGCCGCGGCGGGAGCGGGCGCGCGCGTGGTGGACCTGGGAGAAGCCACGGTGGTGCCCGGCCTGACGGACGCGCACGGGCACCTCTCGGGCCTGGGCGCCAGTCTGGCCGGGGTGCGGCTGGAGGGCACGGCCTCGCGGGACGAGGTGCTGTCGCGCGTGGCCTCCGCTCCCGCCACGGCCCGGCAGGGGGACTGGCTGATCGGCCAGGGCTGGGACCAGAACGACTGGCCGGAGAAGAGCTTCCCCGGCCGGGCGGAGCTGGACGCGAAGCTGCCCAACACCCCCGTGGTGCTCGAGCGCATCGACGGCCACGCCATGTGGGTGAATGGCGAGGCCCTGCGGCGCGCGAAGATTACGAAGGACACGCCGGACCCGGAGGGAGGCCGCATCCTGCGCGGTCCGGACGGAGAGCCCACGGGCATCCTCGTGGACAACGCGATGAACCTGGTGAACGCGGTGCTGCCGCCGCCCACGGACGCGCAGCTGGAGGCGCGGCTGGCCGCGGCGCTCGCACACTGCGCCAGCGTGGGGCTCACGGGCGTGCACGACGCGGGCATGGATCTGCGCACCTTCCGGCTGATGCAGCGCTGGGACAAGGAGGGCCGGCTGCCGCTGCGCCTCTACGTGATGGCGGATGGCCAGGGCCCGGACCGCGAGACGTACCTGCGCGAGGGCCCCTTCCAGGGCCGGATGCTGACGCTGCGCGCGGTGAAGCTGAGCCTGGACGGGGCGCTGGGGAGCCGGGGCGCGGCGCTGCACGCGCCCTACAGCGACGAGCCGGCCCACCGGGGACTACTGCTGCTCTCGCCCGAGGAGTACGAGGCGCGGGTGAAGGCCTTCATGGAGCGCGGCTTCCAGGTGGCCACGCACGCGATTGGAGACCGGGCGAACACGCTGGTGCTGGAGACGCTGCTGCGCCAGGCGGAGGCCACGGGGACTCGCCACCTGCGGCACCGGGTGGAGCACGCGCAGGTGATGCGCCTGGAGGACATCGTCCGGCTGGGCAAGAACGGCTTCGTCGCGAGCATGCAGCCCACGCACGCGACGAGCGACATGCCCTGGGCGGAGACGCGCGTGGGGCCCGAGCGCATCCAGGGCGCGTACGCGTGGCGCAAGCTGAAGGAGGCGGGAGCGCCGCTGGCCTTCGGCAGTGACTTCCCGGTGGAGCGGGCGGACGTGCTGCGGGGGCTGTACGCGGCGCGCACGCGGCAGGACGCCGAGGGCCAGCCCCTCAACGGGTGGTACCCCACGCAGCGGCTGAGCGGCGAGGAGGCCCTCGAGGGTTTCACGGTGGGTGCGGCCCAGGCGGCCTTCGCGGAGAACGAGCGGGGCCGGCTCGAGCCGGGCATGGACGCGGACTTCGTGGTGCTCTCGGTGGATCCGGTCGAGGCTCCCCCGGCGCAGCTGCTCACCGCCCAGGTGAAGCTCACCGTGGTGGCCGGCGCCGAGGTCCACTCGGCCCGCTGA
- a CDS encoding rhomboid family intramembrane serine protease, translating to MIPLSDDNPTLRTPVVTYLLLAVIGITWFYIQGAGVNFVALVSSVCNLGLVPGELTHQAPVGLAVPLGQGLSCVVDNEPINRFTPVTSMFLHGSWGHLLGNCLFFWVFGNNVEDSMGRLRFLAFYVICGLAAAAAQVLVDPSSPIPVVGASGAISGIMGAYLILYPRVRVNMLFFLFVIPLPAWMVLLWWFGVQVITGLPQLNQLQAEGGVAVWAHVGGFIAGVVLVKFFENHALTAQRTRWRHRLHPDHP from the coding sequence ATGATTCCCCTCAGCGACGACAACCCCACACTCCGCACACCGGTGGTCACCTACCTGCTGCTCGCGGTCATCGGCATCACCTGGTTCTACATCCAGGGGGCCGGCGTGAACTTCGTGGCGCTGGTCTCCAGCGTGTGCAACCTCGGGCTCGTCCCGGGGGAGCTCACCCACCAGGCGCCGGTGGGGCTCGCGGTGCCGCTCGGCCAGGGCCTCTCGTGCGTGGTGGACAACGAGCCCATCAACCGTTTCACGCCCGTCACCTCCATGTTCCTCCACGGGAGCTGGGGCCACCTGCTGGGCAACTGCCTCTTCTTCTGGGTGTTCGGCAACAACGTCGAGGACAGCATGGGGCGGCTGCGCTTCCTCGCCTTCTATGTGATCTGCGGCCTGGCGGCGGCGGCGGCGCAGGTGCTGGTGGACCCCTCCTCGCCCATCCCCGTGGTGGGGGCCTCGGGCGCCATCTCCGGCATCATGGGGGCCTACCTCATCCTCTACCCGCGCGTGCGGGTGAACATGCTCTTCTTCCTCTTCGTCATCCCCCTGCCCGCCTGGATGGTGCTGCTGTGGTGGTTCGGCGTGCAGGTCATCACCGGCCTGCCCCAGCTCAATCAGCTCCAGGCCGAAGGAGGTGTCGCCGTGTGGGCCCACGTGGGAGGCTTCATCGCGGGGGTGGTGCTGGTGAAGTTCTTCGAGAATCATGCGCTCACCGCCCAGCGCACCCGGTGGCGGCATCGGCTGCATCCGGACCATCCGTGA
- a CDS encoding YkgJ family cysteine cluster protein → MKDGLLRRAIKRLALVRYTLDLGFTRLVLRARGEPRYRLKGSCNGCGRCCETPVIPVSRPVFFLRSLRWLTLTWHRVVNGFEFVSDDRRLKLFVFRCTHYDPVTKQCDSYDSRPGMCRDYPRNLVYEALPEFFPECGYSASYKKGEQMRQALLKAHLPPEKYAELVRKLHLDE, encoded by the coding sequence ATGAAGGACGGGCTCCTCCGCCGTGCCATCAAACGGCTCGCTCTGGTGCGCTACACCCTTGATCTCGGGTTCACCCGCCTGGTGCTGCGGGCCCGGGGAGAGCCGCGCTACCGGCTCAAGGGCTCCTGCAACGGCTGCGGCCGGTGCTGCGAGACGCCCGTCATCCCCGTGAGCCGGCCCGTGTTCTTCCTGCGCTCGCTGCGCTGGCTCACGCTGACGTGGCACCGCGTCGTCAACGGCTTCGAGTTCGTGAGCGACGACCGGCGCCTCAAGCTCTTCGTCTTCCGCTGCACGCACTACGATCCGGTGACGAAGCAGTGTGACTCCTACGACAGCCGGCCGGGCATGTGCCGGGACTACCCGCGCAACCTCGTCTACGAGGCGCTGCCGGAGTTCTTCCCCGAGTGCGGCTACTCGGCCTCGTACAAGAAGGGCGAGCAGATGAGGCAGGCGCTGTTGAAGGCCCACCTCCCGCCGGAGAAGTACGCGGAGCTGGTGCGCAAGCTCCACCTCGACGAGTGA